The following proteins come from a genomic window of Dreissena polymorpha isolate Duluth1 chromosome 1, UMN_Dpol_1.0, whole genome shotgun sequence:
- the LOC127866023 gene encoding uncharacterized protein LOC127866023, with amino-acid sequence MAAKQENFQKVIDGENLKYKCSLCSRQLSSKQNILHHLHKTHGLCVETQKCDSEASSQECNVETSSQERDVETSSQVSNVETFSQVSDVETSVARSDRDTDIDIDSVVSVMDDIRSQKAAARSQMDQDTVTDIIDVSYVKLWGPLWAWSCFGFEDNNAMLLQAVHGTGVVTKQIMWYKQVEATLRRKSLHEVKQKIWKKTYKAENCDVSGKMTAIGNDGTENLLVKLGVDSDRNVKLISRISINGRNFCSLNYTRMKKRACSYVLYEDTNVGCVEYFVINTDSGVVYAVLEKYDSCEDVQLSQLPAGKHLVPITATGIKYVIPADSLIDTLVYIKVCPEVSACISLMPSTHGHAIFK; translated from the exons ATGGCTGCCAAACAGGAAAACTTCCAGAAAGTTATTGATGGCGAAAAtttaaaatacaagtgttcattgTGCTCACGCCAGTTAAGCTCGAAACAGAATATATTGCATCATTTGCACAAAACACACGGCCTGT GTGTGGAAACACAAAAGTGTGATTCAGAAGCTTCTTCCCAGGAGTGTAATGTAGAAACTTCCTCCCAGGAGCGTGATGTAGAAACTTCTTCTCAGGTGTCTAATGTTGAAACTTTTTCTCAGGTTTCTGATGTAGAAACTTCTGTAGCAAGATCTGACAGAGATACTGATATTGACATTGACAGTGTTGTTA GTGTTATGGATGATATCAGATCACAGAAAGCTGCAGCACGTTCTCAAATGGACCAGGATACTGTAACAGATATCATTGATG TTAGTTATGTGAAACTGTGGGGCCCACTCTGGGCCTGGAGTTGTTTTGGCTTTGAAGACAATAATGCTATGCTTTTGCAGGCTGTACATGGAACAGGTGTagttacaaaacaaataatgtgGTACAAACAAGTAGAAGCTACACTACGCAGAAAATCTCTTCATGAAGTTAAAcaaaaaatctggaaaaaaacataCAAAGCGGAAAACTGTGATGTTTCTGGGAAAATGACAGCAATTGGAAATGATGGAACTGAGAATTTACTTGTAAAACTGGGTGTTGATAGTGATAGGAATGTGAAATTAATTTCAAGGATAAGTATCAATGGGCGTAATTTCTGTTCATTGAATTACACACGAATGAAGAAGCGAGCCTGTAGCTATGTTTTATATGAAGATACGAATGTGGGATGTGTTGAGTATTTTGTTATCAATACAGATTCAGGTGTAGTTTATGCAGTTCTTGAAAAGTATGACTCTTGTGAAGATGTACAACTTTCTCAGTTACCTGCTGGAAAACATCTTGTCCCTATAACAGCCACTGGTATCAAATATGTGATTCCTGCTGACAGTTTAATTGATACGCTTGTGTACATTAAAGTCTGTCCTGAAGTTAGTGCATGTATTTCACTAATGCCCAGCACTCATGGACATGCCatctttaaatga
- the LOC127875816 gene encoding uncharacterized protein LOC127875816, protein MHFTLLIPENNVLIELNIQLSVVKIRKKSLPTDPRFFDHISGKKEMTEWLKSEILPLTADPTDKFCELEEIRQPDLYEEGKQSLEGNTDKSEVPLRRSPRKSVTSDVTPKKRHLERSEGSPIVPHSARKVLKLEETPGSSQYLSSRVGSNRKDASGNKIKRLEEDVRSLRRKLRKLEDRVSELEKDKASNSKTEQVVEKADRTGQLAKKKEGQESVSKKEADSILETKPCQAICEQDVEAIVGKAIEDQNKFKNLCLYKFTQEELVSCTRTGKRTIKCMDNVKPQLDHTKFKELEILVLKYTSYDKPTFQKKFENLQKVLRREKNGAV, encoded by the exons atgcatttcacactgctgatacctgaaaataacgttctcattgagttaaatattcaattaagtgttgtgaaaataaggaaaaaaagcctacctaccgacccacGTTTTTTTGATCACATTTCAGGCAAAAAGGAAATGACAGAATGGTTAAAGAGTGAAATCCTGCCATTAACTGCAGATCCCACGGACAAATTTTGTGAACTTGAAGAGATAA gACAGCCTGATCTTTATGAAGAAGGAAAACAATCACTGGAAGGCAATACAGACAAATCTGAAGTGCCTCTGAGGCGCTCCCCACGGAAATCTGTGACATCTGATG TGACTCCTAAGAAAAGACATCTGGAAAGGTCAGAGGGTTCACCAATCGTGCCTCACTCAGCAAGGAAAGTTTTGAAGCTTGAAG AGACTCCAGGAAGCAGCCAGTATTTAAGCAGTAGGGTTGGTTCAAACAGAAAAGATGCATCTGG aaataaaataaaacgactGGAGGAAGATGTTCGTAGCCTTCGAAGAAAATTAAGGAAACTCGAGGATAGGGTCTCAGAGTTGGAGAAAGATAAAGCATCTAACTCTAAGACAGAACAAGTGGTGGAAAAAGCGGACAGGACGGGGCAGTTGGCAAAGAAGAAAGAGGGACAGGAAAGTGTGTCAAAAAAGGAGGCTGATTCCATACTTGAAACTAAGCCGTGCCAGGCAATCTGTGAACAAGATGTTGAAGCCATTGTAGGCAAGGCTATTGAGGATCAGAACAAATTCAAAAATTTATGCCTATATAAGTTCACCCAGGAAGAACTGGTGTCTTGCACCCGTACAGGGAAGCGAACTATCAAATGTATGGACAATGTGAAACCCCAGTTAGATCACACCAAATTTAAGGAACTGGAAATATTAGTATTAAAATACACTTCATATGATAAGCCaactttccaaaaaaaatttgaAAACTTACAGAAAGTTCTTAGAAGGGAGAAAAATGGAGCAGTCTGA